The following are from one region of the Deinococcus radiopugnans ATCC 19172 genome:
- a CDS encoding ABC transporter permease: protein MARASSRKAADGLLPSALRHLHLYFLLLRAQARSQAVYRVSFALDALGSAFITLSEFAAFALVLPRFGTLSGWTLGEVSLLYGLAELAFVLMDLCFGGFDAPNLSGHVRTGSFNTFLLRPAPLRLQIFGSDFALRRVTRLFLAAGILAYGVTASGAIWMPEAALLLTGSVLGMVAFFGGLFVIGGTLTFWTVESVEAMNVLTYGGRTLISYPMDIYGQFLRKTFTYLLPAAFLSYFPVLHVLSRPLPDGLPSLAAYLSPLVGPLMLAAAFAFWRVGVRHYGGTGT, encoded by the coding sequence GTGGCTAGGGCCTCGTCCCGGAAGGCGGCGGACGGCCTTCTGCCTTCTGCCCTCCGCCATCTGCACCTCTACTTCCTGCTGCTGCGCGCCCAGGCCCGCTCGCAGGCCGTCTACCGCGTGTCCTTCGCGCTGGACGCGCTGGGCTCGGCCTTCATCACGCTGTCGGAATTTGCGGCCTTCGCCCTGGTGCTGCCGCGCTTCGGCACGCTCTCGGGCTGGACGCTGGGCGAGGTCAGCCTGCTGTACGGCCTGGCCGAACTGGCCTTCGTGCTGATGGATCTCTGCTTCGGCGGTTTCGATGCCCCCAACCTCAGTGGGCATGTCCGCACCGGCAGCTTCAACACCTTTCTGCTGCGGCCTGCGCCGCTGCGCCTGCAGATCTTCGGCTCGGACTTCGCGCTGCGGCGGGTGACGCGGCTGTTTCTGGCGGCGGGCATCCTGGCCTATGGGGTCACGGCGTCGGGGGCCATCTGGATGCCCGAAGCCGCGCTGCTGCTGACCGGGAGCGTGCTGGGCATGGTGGCTTTTTTCGGCGGCCTGTTCGTGATCGGCGGCACCCTGACCTTCTGGACGGTGGAGAGCGTGGAGGCCATGAACGTCCTGACCTACGGCGGCCGCACCCTGATTTCCTATCCGATGGACATCTACGGCCAGTTTCTCCGCAAGACCTTCACCTACCTGCTGCCTGCCGCCTTCCTGTCGTATTTCCCCGTGCTGCACGTCCTGAGCCGCCCCCTGCCCGATGGCCTGCCCTCGCTGGCCGCCTACCTGTCGCCCCTCGTCGGCCCGCTGATGCTGGCGGCGGCCTTCGCCTTCTGGCGGGTGGGCGTGCGGCACTATGGGGGGACGGGAACGTGA
- a CDS encoding ABC transporter ATP-binding protein, with the protein MITVHNLKKTFRTRQGGLLRGQTRVMEAVKDVSFSVGRGEIVGYLGPNGAGKSTSIKVLTGLLVPDSGQVDVGGLVPWQDRRAHVARLGAVFGQRTTLWWDLPVTESLELLRHIYRVSAARFRQNLHDFTELLELGPFLHTPARALSLGQRMRADLAAALLHDPELLFLDEPTVGLDVVAKERIREFIRHVNATREVTVLLTTHDLTDVERLARRVMIIDHGSLLYDGALAQLQVRYGSARELVVDFDAAPPDPQVPGLTLLGADGPRVRYGFSGAAATPIARVTAHAPVRDITVKEPDIEATIRRIYEGGLLRSGVA; encoded by the coding sequence ATGATCACCGTCCATAACCTCAAAAAGACCTTCCGCACGCGCCAGGGCGGCCTGCTGCGCGGCCAGACCCGCGTGATGGAGGCGGTCAAGGACGTCAGCTTCAGCGTTGGGCGCGGCGAGATTGTGGGCTACCTGGGGCCGAACGGCGCAGGCAAAAGCACCTCCATCAAGGTGCTGACCGGGCTGCTGGTGCCCGACAGCGGGCAGGTGGACGTGGGCGGGCTGGTGCCGTGGCAGGATCGCCGGGCGCACGTGGCGCGGCTGGGCGCGGTGTTCGGCCAGCGCACGACGCTGTGGTGGGACTTGCCCGTCACCGAGTCGCTGGAACTACTGCGCCACATCTACCGCGTGTCCGCAGCCCGCTTCCGCCAGAACCTGCACGATTTCACCGAACTGCTGGAACTGGGGCCATTCCTGCACACCCCTGCCCGCGCCCTTAGCCTGGGCCAGCGCATGCGGGCAGACCTCGCCGCCGCGCTGCTGCACGATCCCGAACTGCTGTTCCTGGACGAGCCGACGGTGGGCCTGGACGTGGTGGCGAAGGAGCGCATCCGCGAGTTCATCCGGCACGTCAACGCCACGCGCGAGGTCACCGTGCTGCTGACCACCCATGACCTGACCGACGTGGAGCGGCTGGCCCGCCGCGTGATGATCATCGATCACGGCTCGCTGCTGTACGACGGCGCTCTGGCACAGTTGCAGGTCCGCTACGGCAGCGCCCGCGAACTGGTGGTGGACTTCGACGCCGCCCCGCCTGACCCGCAGGTGCCGGGCCTGACGCTGCTGGGCGCGGACGGCCCGCGCGTGCGCTACGGCTTCAGCGGGGCCGCCGCCACCCCGATTGCCCGCGTCACCGCCCACGCCCCGGTGCGCGACATCACCGTGAAGGAGCCGGACATCGAGGCCACCATCCGGCGCATTTACGAGGGTGGCCTGCTGCGGAGTGGGGTAGCGTAG
- a CDS encoding DUF2179 domain-containing protein, translating into MFDALTADALLGALLIFSLRIVDVSLGTLRIGMLVRGRRTAAGALSFFESLIWLMAAAKVLSTLDSPLQFIAYAGGYASGTMLGANIERWLAVGKVVLRVIVPVSAPDVQAALRDAGFYVTTVNASGRDGEVRVMFSVIARKRMKQAFRVIEATYAKAFITVEEVTTAQLQDTVTRQEGQVFRRLRMMRK; encoded by the coding sequence GTGTTTGACGCCCTGACTGCCGATGCCCTGCTGGGCGCACTGCTGATTTTCTCGCTGCGAATCGTGGACGTGTCGCTGGGCACGCTGCGAATCGGCATGCTGGTGCGCGGCAGACGCACGGCCGCCGGGGCACTGAGCTTCTTCGAGTCGCTGATTTGGCTGATGGCGGCGGCCAAGGTGCTGAGCACGCTGGACAGCCCGCTGCAATTCATCGCCTACGCAGGCGGCTATGCGTCGGGCACCATGCTGGGCGCGAACATCGAGCGCTGGCTGGCGGTGGGCAAGGTGGTGCTGCGCGTGATCGTGCCGGTCAGCGCCCCAGACGTGCAGGCGGCCCTGCGCGACGCGGGCTTCTACGTCACCACCGTCAACGCCTCGGGCCGCGACGGCGAGGTGCGCGTGATGTTCAGCGTGATTGCCCGCAAGCGCATGAAACAGGCCTTCCGCGTGATCGAAGCCACCTACGCCAAGGCCTTTATCACCGTGGAAGAGGTCACCACCGCCCAGTTGCAGGATACCGTGACCCGTCAGGAGGGTCAGGTATTCCGGCGGCTGCGCATGATGCGGAAGTAG
- a CDS encoding glycine betaine uptake BCCT transporter — translation MVLYLSVAIIAAFVLWGLLNPAGLGTAAEAAVAWTTGTFGWYYLLAVLGFLLFCGFLAFSRYGGIRLGRDDEQPEFSTLSWFAMLFSAGMGIGLVFYGVAEPVSHYLVPPGGLTPETPEAARAALKYSFFHWGLHPWAIYSVVALSIAYFSFRRGEPTLISRTFRPLLGQRVEGPIGKTIDVLAIIATVFGVAASLGFGAVQINSGLNSAFGLSIGTPAQMVIIGVVTVLFLISAMTGLSKGIQLLSNTNVILAGLLMAGVFVFGPTVFLLDTFTTSVGGYVQDLINLSTRLTPFTGATWVGGWTIFYWAWWIAWAPFVGLFIARVSRGRTIKEFILGVLGVPALVSFAWFSVFGGTALHAALAGDTAVTTATDADISTALFALLQGLPLGEILTGIATLLIASFFITSADSATYVLGLQSSGGAKEPSNPVKFTWGVMQSLIAVALLLSGGLAGLQSASVMAALPFSVIMIGMCFSLFRALKSEFPSRTPGRTVSDTPTRPQDGPAPASD, via the coding sequence TTGGTTCTTTATCTTTCCGTGGCGATCATCGCCGCTTTCGTGCTGTGGGGCCTGCTGAACCCGGCAGGTCTGGGCACCGCCGCCGAAGCCGCCGTGGCCTGGACGACAGGCACCTTCGGCTGGTATTACCTGCTGGCCGTGCTGGGATTCCTGCTGTTCTGCGGCTTCCTGGCCTTCAGCCGTTACGGCGGCATCCGGCTGGGCCGGGACGACGAGCAGCCCGAGTTCAGTACCCTGTCGTGGTTCGCCATGCTGTTCAGCGCGGGCATGGGCATCGGCCTGGTGTTCTACGGCGTGGCCGAGCCGGTGTCGCACTATCTGGTGCCGCCGGGCGGGCTGACGCCCGAGACGCCAGAAGCCGCACGCGCCGCCCTGAAATACTCGTTCTTTCACTGGGGGTTGCACCCCTGGGCCATCTACAGCGTCGTGGCGCTGTCCATCGCGTACTTCTCGTTCCGGCGCGGCGAGCCCACATTGATCAGCCGCACCTTCCGGCCCCTGCTGGGGCAGCGGGTGGAAGGCCCCATCGGCAAGACCATCGACGTCCTGGCGATCATTGCCACTGTCTTCGGCGTGGCGGCCTCGCTGGGCTTCGGGGCCGTGCAGATCAACAGCGGCCTGAACAGCGCCTTTGGACTGAGCATCGGCACGCCCGCGCAGATGGTGATTATCGGCGTGGTCACCGTGCTGTTCCTGATCAGCGCCATGACCGGCCTGAGCAAGGGCATTCAGCTGCTGTCCAACACCAACGTGATCCTGGCCGGCCTGTTGATGGCGGGCGTGTTCGTCTTCGGCCCCACCGTGTTCCTGCTGGATACCTTCACCACCAGCGTGGGCGGTTATGTGCAGGATCTGATCAACCTGTCCACCCGCCTGACGCCGTTTACCGGGGCCACCTGGGTGGGCGGCTGGACGATTTTCTACTGGGCGTGGTGGATCGCGTGGGCTCCATTCGTAGGCCTGTTCATCGCGCGGGTCTCCCGGGGGCGAACCATCAAGGAATTCATCCTGGGCGTGCTGGGCGTGCCCGCGCTGGTCAGCTTCGCGTGGTTCAGCGTCTTCGGCGGCACGGCCCTGCACGCCGCGCTGGCGGGCGACACCGCCGTGACCACCGCGACGGACGCGGATATCTCCACGGCGCTGTTCGCGCTGCTGCAGGGGTTGCCGCTGGGCGAGATCCTGACCGGCATCGCCACCCTGCTGATCGCCTCGTTCTTCATCACCAGCGCGGACTCGGCCACCTACGTGCTGGGGTTGCAGTCCAGCGGCGGCGCGAAGGAGCCCAGCAATCCGGTCAAGTTCACCTGGGGCGTCATGCAGAGCCTGATCGCCGTGGCGCTGCTGCTGAGCGGCGGCCTGGCCGGATTGCAGTCGGCCAGCGTGATGGCCGCCCTGCCCTTCAGCGTCATCATGATCGGCATGTGCTTCAGCCTGTTCAGGGCGCTCAAGAGCGAATTCCCATCCCGCACGCCGGGCCGGACGGTGAGCGACACGCCCACGCGTCCGCAGGACGGGCCAGCACCGGCGTCGGACTAG
- a CDS encoding DNA-3-methyladenine glycosylase, producing the protein MSDPLPPAFFNRDPVRVARELLGGALVHVLPGGERLSGRIVETEAYDCPRDPACTAGRFHAARSAEMATEPGRWLFWSTHGHPLLQVSCREEDIAASVLIRALEPLEGRGQMLTHRPVTRERALTNGPAKLVYALGLRPAEVRGTVVDSAALHLLAPPATLPDEAVGVTARIGIKEGRNLPWRFVVRGNGWVSPGLPSMDLAAAGTGR; encoded by the coding sequence ATGTCTGACCCATTGCCTCCCGCCTTCTTCAACCGCGATCCGGTGCGGGTGGCCCGCGAACTGTTGGGCGGTGCCCTCGTGCACGTCCTGCCCGGCGGCGAGCGCCTGAGCGGGCGGATCGTGGAAACCGAGGCCTACGACTGCCCGCGTGACCCGGCCTGCACCGCCGGGCGCTTTCACGCCGCCCGCAGCGCCGAGATGGCAACTGAGCCGGGCCGCTGGCTGTTCTGGAGCACGCACGGGCATCCGCTGCTCCAGGTGTCGTGCCGAGAGGAGGACATCGCCGCCAGCGTCCTGATCCGCGCGCTGGAGCCGCTGGAGGGCCGGGGCCAGATGCTCACGCACCGCCCGGTGACCCGCGAGCGTGCCCTGACCAACGGCCCCGCGAAACTGGTGTACGCGCTGGGCCTCCGGCCCGCCGAGGTGAGGGGGACGGTGGTGGACAGCGCCGCGCTGCACCTGCTCGCGCCGCCCGCCACCCTGCCGGATGAAGCGGTGGGAGTCACGGCCCGGATTGGCATCAAGGAGGGCCGCAACCTGCCGTGGCGCTTCGTGGTGCGGGGGAATGGGTGGGTGTCGCCTGGACTGCCGAGCATGGATCTGGCCGCAGCGGGCACTGGACGCTGA
- the proS gene encoding proline--tRNA ligase — protein sequence MTQDGGKGKGGQDKKAQQYGVTPQSVDFNDWYNEVVKKADLADNSPVAGAMVVKPYGSALWENIVRWLDDRFKATGHESLIFPTLIPMNFIAREADHVEGFAPELFTVTKIGTEELAEPYVMRPTSETIIGHMWSGWLNSYRDLPFLHYQWGSVFRAELRTKAFLRTSEFYWHEGHTAHADEAEARAEVRMILDLYHEFCRDVLALPVVRGEKSASERFAGAVATYSIEGMMRDGKALQSGTSHYLGQAFSKAFDVKFQTREQKEDYAHTTSWAISSRIIGALIMTHGDDAGLMMPPNIAPIQVVIVPVGRKDNFDEMVAEGERLATQLAQNGVRVKVDKRDGVTNGFKYNDWELKGVPVRIELGPRDLEAGVVVVKNRNSGEKETLERDLAVGGMVERLEGIQAWLLKRATDFMLDNTVTVDNYEEFKAAIEDGKWVRAFHCSDPESERQIKEETKATVRNVPLDDAEFFAEREEGGVCFHTGKPAAYGKRILFGRQY from the coding sequence ATGACTCAAGACGGCGGTAAGGGCAAGGGGGGGCAGGACAAGAAGGCGCAGCAGTACGGCGTCACCCCCCAGAGCGTGGATTTCAACGACTGGTACAACGAGGTGGTCAAGAAGGCCGATCTCGCGGACAACAGCCCGGTGGCCGGGGCGATGGTGGTCAAGCCCTACGGCTCGGCGCTGTGGGAAAACATCGTGCGCTGGCTGGATGACCGCTTCAAGGCGACGGGCCACGAATCGCTGATCTTCCCCACACTGATTCCTATGAACTTCATCGCCCGCGAGGCCGATCACGTCGAGGGCTTCGCGCCGGAACTGTTCACGGTGACCAAGATCGGCACCGAGGAACTGGCCGAGCCGTACGTGATGCGCCCCACCTCTGAAACCATCATCGGGCACATGTGGTCCGGCTGGCTGAACAGCTACCGCGACCTGCCCTTCCTGCACTACCAGTGGGGCAGCGTGTTCCGCGCGGAGTTGCGCACCAAGGCGTTCCTGCGTACCTCCGAGTTCTACTGGCACGAGGGCCACACCGCGCACGCCGACGAGGCCGAGGCGCGGGCGGAAGTGAGGATGATCCTTGACCTGTACCACGAATTCTGCCGCGACGTGCTGGCCCTGCCGGTGGTGCGTGGCGAGAAGTCGGCCTCCGAGCGCTTTGCCGGGGCCGTGGCGACGTACAGCATCGAGGGCATGATGCGCGACGGCAAGGCCCTTCAGAGCGGCACGTCCCATTACCTGGGGCAGGCGTTCAGCAAAGCCTTCGACGTGAAGTTCCAGACCCGCGAGCAGAAGGAAGACTACGCCCACACCACCTCCTGGGCCATTTCCAGCCGCATCATCGGCGCGCTGATCATGACCCACGGCGACGACGCGGGCCTGATGATGCCCCCGAACATCGCCCCGATTCAGGTGGTCATTGTGCCGGTGGGCCGCAAGGACAACTTCGACGAGATGGTGGCCGAGGGCGAACGTCTGGCTACCCAGCTCGCGCAGAACGGCGTGCGCGTCAAGGTGGACAAACGCGACGGCGTGACCAACGGCTTCAAGTACAACGACTGGGAACTGAAGGGCGTGCCCGTCCGCATCGAGCTGGGGCCGCGCGATCTGGAGGCGGGCGTGGTGGTGGTCAAGAACCGCAACAGTGGCGAGAAGGAGACCCTGGAACGCGATCTGGCGGTGGGCGGCATGGTAGAGCGACTGGAAGGAATTCAGGCATGGCTGCTGAAACGGGCCACCGACTTCATGCTGGACAACACGGTCACGGTGGACAACTACGAGGAGTTCAAGGCTGCCATCGAGGACGGCAAGTGGGTGCGGGCCTTCCACTGCAGCGATCCCGAGAGCGAGCGCCAGATCAAGGAAGAGACCAAGGCCACGGTTCGCAACGTCCCGCTGGACGACGCCGAGTTTTTTGCCGAGCGCGAGGAGGGTGGCGTGTGCTTCCATACCGGCAAGCCGGCGGCCTACGGCAAGCGGATTCTGTTCGGGCGGCAATACTGA
- a CDS encoding class I SAM-dependent methyltransferase: protein MSSSPAEVAAQYATERHLRTRIGTHERYSVGPGLEGTVDRLLALTGDEAVLDVGTGPGDFPGRLRAEGHQGRIVGLDFSAGMVERASGEYPDVEFQQGDAAALPFADASFDVVTARHMLYHVPDVAAALAEFRRVLKPGGRFLAVTNAEGYMAELWDAVAEAGQAEPAVNALLDSKAGSAVFSETQGERLVRAAFGNVQLDFIENALVFTTPEPVLAYLESMPALQNLAPDTLERARAALTQAVMARIQGGEWRVSKRVVFISARR from the coding sequence ATGTCCTCCTCGCCCGCCGAAGTTGCCGCGCAGTACGCCACCGAGCGCCACCTGCGCACCCGCATCGGGACCCACGAGCGCTACAGCGTGGGGCCGGGGCTGGAAGGCACGGTGGATCGCCTGCTGGCCCTGACTGGCGACGAGGCAGTGCTGGACGTGGGCACCGGCCCCGGCGACTTTCCAGGCCGGCTGCGGGCGGAGGGTCACCAAGGCCGCATCGTCGGGCTGGATTTCTCGGCGGGCATGGTGGAGCGGGCATCAGGAGAGTATCCAGACGTCGAATTCCAGCAGGGCGACGCGGCGGCGCTGCCCTTCGCGGACGCCAGTTTCGATGTCGTGACCGCCCGCCACATGCTGTACCACGTGCCCGACGTGGCGGCGGCGCTGGCCGAGTTCCGGCGCGTGCTGAAACCCGGTGGGCGTTTTCTGGCCGTGACCAACGCCGAGGGTTACATGGCCGAGCTGTGGGACGCGGTGGCGGAAGCCGGGCAAGCCGAACCGGCGGTCAATGCCCTGCTGGACAGCAAGGCTGGCTCAGCCGTCTTCTCGGAAACCCAGGGTGAGAGGCTGGTGCGCGCAGCCTTCGGGAATGTGCAACTCGACTTCATCGAAAATGCGCTGGTCTTTACCACGCCGGAGCCGGTGCTGGCCTATCTGGAATCCATGCCCGCGCTTCAGAACCTCGCGCCGGACACACTGGAACGGGCGCGGGCAGCGCTGACCCAGGCTGTGATGGCCCGAATCCAGGGCGGCGAATGGCGCGTCTCCAAGCGCGTCGTCTTCATCTCAGCCAGACGGTAA
- a CDS encoding magnesium transporter CorA family protein gives MLTYYRSIGGKLTTIDAYTDGCWINAADPSPEELARISRETGLELDYLSYPLDPDERSRFEREDGNLLIIMQTSYRLPDSSDIPYDTVPLGILHTDHCIVTVCMLEDNPVIKDVISGLVRRVSTVKKNRLTLQLFLRNAQRFLIDVRQINKRVDVIEDKLENSQQNRELLNLLKLEKSLVYFMTGLKANEAMMERVKRDRIFEMYEEDSDLLDDVLIENLQAIEMASIASNILTSMAGAFASVISNNVNQVVKVLTITTILVAIPTLVTSIFGMNVALPFEDNPNGIWIVLTLAASLAGGLGYLFYRWRVF, from the coding sequence GTGCTGACGTATTACCGCAGCATCGGCGGCAAGCTGACCACCATCGACGCCTACACCGACGGCTGCTGGATCAACGCCGCCGATCCCAGCCCCGAGGAACTGGCGCGCATCAGCCGCGAGACCGGGCTGGAACTCGATTACCTGTCGTACCCGCTGGACCCGGACGAACGCTCCCGCTTCGAGCGCGAGGACGGCAACCTGCTGATCATCATGCAGACCAGTTACCGGCTGCCCGATTCCAGCGATATTCCCTACGACACCGTGCCGCTGGGCATCCTGCACACCGATCACTGCATCGTGACCGTGTGCATGCTGGAGGACAACCCGGTGATCAAGGACGTGATCAGCGGGCTGGTGCGGCGGGTCAGCACGGTCAAGAAGAACCGGCTCACGCTGCAACTGTTCCTGCGCAACGCCCAGCGCTTCCTGATCGACGTGCGCCAGATCAACAAGCGCGTGGACGTGATTGAGGACAAGCTGGAAAACAGCCAGCAGAACCGCGAACTGCTGAACCTGCTGAAGCTGGAAAAGAGTCTGGTGTACTTCATGACCGGCCTGAAGGCCAACGAGGCCATGATGGAGCGCGTCAAGCGTGACCGCATCTTCGAGATGTACGAGGAAGACAGCGACCTGCTGGACGACGTGTTGATCGAGAACCTGCAGGCCATCGAGATGGCGTCGATTGCCAGCAACATTCTGACCAGCATGGCCGGGGCCTTTGCCAGCGTGATCAGCAACAACGTCAATCAGGTGGTCAAGGTGCTGACCATCACCACGATTCTGGTGGCGATTCCCACGCTGGTGACCAGCATTTTCGGCATGAACGTCGCCCTGCCCTTCGAGGACAACCCCAACGGCATCTGGATCGTTCTGACGCTGGCGGCCAGTCTGGCAGGCGGACTGGGCTACCTGTTCTACCGCTGGCGGGTGTTCTAG
- a CDS encoding indolepyruvate ferredoxin oxidoreductase subunit alpha has translation MTHIITSPCIGTKDQACTEVCPVECIYDAGEMYLIHPDECIDCGACVPACPVSAIFPEEDVPAEETPFIARNYEFFGA, from the coding sequence ATGACCCATATCATCACCAGTCCCTGCATTGGCACCAAGGATCAGGCTTGCACCGAGGTCTGCCCCGTGGAATGCATCTACGATGCCGGCGAGATGTACCTGATTCACCCCGACGAGTGCATCGACTGCGGTGCGTGCGTGCCCGCCTGCCCCGTCAGCGCGATCTTCCCCGAAGAGGACGTGCCCGCCGAGGAAACCCCGTTCATTGCCCGCAACTACGAGTTCTTCGGGGCCTGA